The Solanum dulcamara chromosome 6, daSolDulc1.2, whole genome shotgun sequence genome contains the following window.
ATAATCCCTGGATGTGAACTAATTTTCATGTGTAATTAGATTTTCTAATCGTTCTCTTCTTACATAATATTCAATATTTAGCTAGATCCCTTTTCTATGGAAATACAAGACGATTACTCAATATAAAGCTAGATCCTTAATTATGGAATAATATTAGATGATTTGCCACTGACACCAATCAGTAATTCACTTGGACAGGAGGAAGGATGCTAACTATAAAAGAACAGTAATGGCCTGCTTTATCCAAGCAGTTTACCTTCTTGAGCTTGACAGACAAGAAAATAGGACAGAACAAAATGCACTTGCTCCGAAATGGTGGATACCCTTCAAGTACAAGTTGGTTGAGACTCTAAAAGATGAACGAGATGGATCCATATTTGGTGCAATATTGGAGTGGGATCGATCTGCTGCTTTGACTGATTTTGTACTGATCAGACCGAGTGGTGCACCTAGAGCTGTTTTGGCTTTAAGGGGAACAATTCTGAAAAGCCAAACAATGAGAAGGGATATTGAGGACGATCTCCGCTTCCTAGCCTGGGAAAGTTTGAAAGGATCTGTGAGATTTAGTGGAGTCCTAAAGGCACTAAAAGCAATTGCCGACAAGTATGGAAGCAATAATGTTTGTATTGCTGGCCATTCCCTTGGAGCTGGCTTTGCTCTTCAAGTGGGGAAAGCGTTAGCCAAAGAAGGAATATACGTAGAGGCACATTTGTTCAATCCACCCTCAGTTTCACTTGCTATGAGCTTCAGAAACATAGGAGAAAAAGCTGGCTTTGCCTGGAAAAGAATCAAAGCAATGCTTCCTTCAAAGTCAGATTCTCAAATCAGCTGTGAGGAAGGCAGTGCAACATCTTTTCAAGTAGGCCTAAAGCAATGGGTGCCTCACTTGTATATAAACAACAGTGATTACATATGCTGCTCTTACACTGATGCAGACGGAGCACAAAACGACCAAGCTGCCAACAAGGAGAATGCAAAACCAACAAACAGCTGCCAAGCTGCAGCAAAACTTTTCTTGTCCTCAAAAGGCAAGCAGAAGTTTCTTGAGGCGCATGGATTGGAACAATGGTGGTCCGATAACTTGGAACTACAAATGGCTATTAGTAACAGCAAGCTCATTAGCCAACAGTTGAAATCCTTGTACACTCTGCCAGCTGCTCAACTAACGCCAGTCAAGCGATAACAGATAAAAAAGTGGCTTTCGCGGTCCCTTTgccaaataactcattttcaatGCAAATAGTTGTTCCTATGTCACTATGTTGGTGTGCATTATAGTTGTTCTTACAATTTTCTTTCCCCTATTGTATTGAACAATTTAGCCATGAGGATGCTCTCAAGGTGGAGCAAATAATCTCAAATGTCGAACCCATATTTTCTCTATTTGTATATTTGTACTGATGAATTGCCAAACATAACAATAGTGATCTTGACGAAGTTACTAGGAAGAAAGAAGGGTAAATATTGCGGGAAAAAGTGGTACCATACTACCCTTATCTTTTATGTGATATTATTGAAATGGAGAA
Protein-coding sequences here:
- the LOC129893402 gene encoding GDSL esterase/lipase At4g10955-like, with protein sequence MDKISAEEMRNEGETTVKESGIESHPYAFHVSGPRNVSSPNWKDLINSSWRKDANYKRTVMACFIQAVYLLELDRQENRTEQNALAPKWWIPFKYKLVETLKDERDGSIFGAILEWDRSAALTDFVLIRPSGAPRAVLALRGTILKSQTMRRDIEDDLRFLAWESLKGSVRFSGVLKALKAIADKYGSNNVCIAGHSLGAGFALQVGKALAKEGIYVEAHLFNPPSVSLAMSFRNIGEKAGFAWKRIKAMLPSKSDSQISCEEGSATSFQVGLKQWVPHLYINNSDYICCSYTDADGAQNDQAANKENAKPTNSCQAAAKLFLSSKGKQKFLEAHGLEQWWSDNLELQMAISNSKLISQQLKSLYTLPAAQLTPVKR